The nucleotide sequence TCGACTTCGCATGTGGAGTACGAGACCGCCAACCGCCACTACGCGCATGTGGACTGTCCCGGACACGCCGATTATGTGAAAAACATGATCACTGGCGCGGCGCAGATGGACGGCGCTATTCTGGTGGTGGCCGCCACGGACGGCCCGATGCCGCAGACCCGCGAGCATATCGTGCTGGCGCGTCAGGTCAACGTGCCCAATCTGGTGGTGTTCCTCAATAAATGCGACATTGCCGATCCGGAATTGCTGGAGCTGGTCGAGGAAGAGATCCGCGATCTGCTGACCCAGTATGAGTTTCCGGGCAAAGATATTCCGATCATCAGAGGTTCCGCGTTGAAAGCTCTGGAAGGCGACACTGGTGAATACGGCGAGCAGGCCATCGCCAAGCTGATGGAAGCGGTGGATAGCTACATTCCGCTGCCCAAACGCGACATTGATAAGCCGTTCCTGATGCCGGTCGAGGACGTTTTCACGATCACAGGCCGCGGCACGGTGGGCACCGGCCGTATTGAGCGCGGTATCGTGCATGTCAATGACGAAGTGGAAGTTGTCGGTATGAAAGAAGAGCGTTCCAAAACTGTGGTGACTGGCGTGGAGATGTTCCGCAAGACTCTGGATGAAGGCCAGGCCGGAGACAATGTCGGTCTATTGCTGCGCGGCGTGGAGAAAAAAGACCTCGAAAGAGGTCAGGTGCTGGCCAAACCCGGTTCGGTCAATCCGCATACCACTTTTGAGGCGCAGGTCTATGTGCTGAAAAAAGAGGAAGGCGGACGTACCACTCCGTTCTTT is from Candidatus Margulisiibacteriota bacterium and encodes:
- the tuf gene encoding elongation factor Tu, giving the protein MAREKFNRNKPHVNIGTIGHVDHGKTTLTAAITTTLAKQGLSQAKTFDQIDNTPEEKARGITISTSHVEYETANRHYAHVDCPGHADYVKNMITGAAQMDGAILVVAATDGPMPQTREHIVLARQVNVPNLVVFLNKCDIADPELLELVEEEIRDLLTQYEFPGKDIPIIRGSALKALEGDTGEYGEQAIAKLMEAVDSYIPLPKRDIDKPFLMPVEDVFTITGRGTVGTGRIERGIVHVNDEVEVVGMKEERSKTVVTGVEMFRKTLDEGQAGDNVGLLLRGVEKKDLERGQVLAKPGSVNPHTTFEAQVYVLKKEEGGRTTPFFDGYQPQFYIRTTDVTGQIILRTGMSADDLKKLDDGTIDKNKEKMVMPGDNTAITVKLIVPVAIEEQLRFAVREGGRTVGSGVVTKIIK